A section of the Candidatus Moraniibacteriota bacterium genome encodes:
- a CDS encoding HDIG domain-containing protein, with protein sequence MLSSDEEKIVEEVKGFVKQAFIENPHFSFHDWTVMYDHSCNVESIAHTIAQSVACDELLVAVGALLHDIGKTYKADEKTLHLEHETFNLPVSEVFLGTLDISRPRLEKLKKLVAFEDEGIEMQIIKEADVLAFPSDKRLYMLYIEWAFREGHESSIQRKLEKFDKLQLAVSKKMGEPLFRNMEKDWHAYGVAHSS encoded by the coding sequence ATGCTCTCAAGTGATGAGGAAAAGATAGTTGAAGAAGTGAAGGGCTTTGTGAAACAGGCGTTCATTGAGAATCCTCATTTTAGCTTCCACGATTGGACAGTGATGTATGATCATTCCTGTAATGTCGAGTCAATAGCACATACGATCGCGCAAAGCGTAGCTTGCGATGAACTCTTGGTCGCGGTCGGGGCACTGCTTCATGATATTGGGAAAACCTACAAGGCAGATGAAAAGACGCTTCATCTCGAACATGAGACTTTTAATCTGCCCGTTTCAGAGGTTTTCTTAGGCACGTTGGATATATCTCGGCCTCGGCTTGAGAAATTGAAGAAACTGGTGGCCTTCGAGGACGAGGGGATTGAAATGCAGATTATCAAGGAAGCAGACGTATTAGCGTTCCCTTCAGACAAACGCCTATATATGTTGTACATTGAATGGGCCTTCAGGGAAGGACACGAGAGTTCTATCCAGAGAAAATTAGAGAAGTTCGACAAGCTTCAATTGGCTGTGAGTAAGAAGATGGGGGAACCGCTCTTTAGAAACATGGAAAAAGATTGGCATGCGTATGGAGTAGCTCATTCGTCCTAA
- the dcd gene encoding dCTP deaminase: MFLSDVDIKKAVKDGSIIIKGFDSARLSPASYDVILDNDFIVTDVYNTLLIDPVKKIFPKTREHHVKDGEPFCLYPGETVLGKVRDFVGSDEFLIQISGKSSLARIGLVVHNTAGLINPGHFLNITLELSNINRMPIILRPGMEIAQLVFSRLTSPVEQNYAKTGRFNKNNWENFKVAKKRTVKKSKK, encoded by the coding sequence ATGTTTCTCTCTGACGTCGATATCAAGAAGGCTGTGAAGGATGGGAGTATCATCATCAAGGGATTCGATTCGGCCCGGTTGTCGCCGGCGAGCTATGATGTGATCCTCGACAATGATTTCATCGTGACGGACGTGTACAATACGCTGCTCATCGATCCGGTGAAGAAGATTTTTCCCAAGACGAGAGAACACCACGTGAAAGACGGCGAGCCATTTTGTCTCTATCCGGGCGAGACAGTACTCGGCAAGGTGCGCGACTTTGTCGGGAGCGACGAATTCCTCATCCAGATTTCGGGCAAGTCGAGCCTGGCGCGGATCGGTCTCGTCGTGCACAATACGGCTGGGCTCATCAACCCCGGGCACTTCCTCAACATCACACTTGAACTTTCCAATATCAACCGTATGCCGATCATCCTTCGGCCGGGGATGGAGATCGCTCAGCTCGTGTTTTCCCGACTGACGAGTCCGGTCGAGCAGAACTATGCCAAGACTGGCCGCTTCAATAAGAACAATTGGGAGAATTTCAAAGTAGCGAAAAAGCGGACCGTAAAAAAGTCAAAGAAATAA
- a CDS encoding CYTH domain-containing protein: MNQIEVEVKSLLGEQTVADRLREKISVAPYAATLKGQSSQLNHYFLPGDVEKLFESLKGYFDQVKQEKLRHILTEGKQHSVRTRTYNDGKALLVLKASIDDTTSSNGLLRIEFEEEVPGLDITALDQVLLDAGFAYQAKWSRDREEYTLADGTVVCLDRNAGYGYLAEFERMVATPAEAEAARDGIRALMSELGAEELPQDRLERMFAFYNEHWPEYYGTEKIFTLS, encoded by the coding sequence ATGAACCAAATCGAAGTCGAAGTGAAATCGCTCCTCGGTGAGCAGACGGTGGCTGACCGCTTGCGAGAGAAAATCAGTGTGGCACCGTATGCGGCCACGCTAAAAGGGCAGAGTTCACAGCTCAATCACTACTTCTTGCCAGGTGATGTGGAGAAGTTGTTTGAAAGCCTCAAGGGGTATTTCGATCAGGTGAAACAGGAAAAATTGCGCCACATCCTGACCGAGGGGAAGCAGCACTCCGTTCGGACGCGGACGTACAATGACGGTAAGGCACTCCTCGTCTTGAAAGCGTCGATCGATGACACGACGAGCTCCAACGGACTCCTCCGGATCGAATTCGAGGAAGAAGTCCCTGGGCTCGATATCACCGCGCTCGATCAGGTGCTGCTCGATGCAGGCTTTGCGTATCAGGCAAAGTGGTCACGTGACCGTGAAGAATATACGCTCGCGGATGGGACAGTCGTCTGTCTCGATCGCAATGCGGGCTATGGGTATCTGGCAGAATTCGAACGCATGGTCGCGACACCGGCGGAAGCTGAAGCAGCGCGCGACGGAATCCGGGCGCTCATGTCCGAGCTCGGGGCCGAAGAATTGCCGCAGGATCGTCTGGAGCGCATGTTCGCCTTTTACAATGAGCACTGGCCGGAGTACTACGGCACAGAAAAGATCTTTACTCTCTCATAG
- the rplA gene encoding 50S ribosomal protein L1 → MQHGKKYRAAAEKIEEGKVFTIAEAVAFLQAHKTAKFDESVEMHFKLGISAKKNDENVRGTVVLPHGTGRTQKVAVVTSTKLKEAQDAGAALAGGEELVAQIKEGKVNPGTHFDLVLATPEMMPKLATVAKILGPKGMMPSPKNETVTQKIAETVEMLQKGKKASYKNDDSGNIHQVVGKLSFTAAALEENIAMFTDAIQKGKPEGLKGRFILSMTLSSTMGPGLRITK, encoded by the coding sequence ATGCAACACGGGAAGAAATATCGAGCGGCGGCAGAGAAAATTGAAGAGGGAAAGGTGTTCACCATCGCTGAGGCGGTGGCGTTCCTCCAGGCCCACAAGACAGCCAAGTTCGACGAGAGCGTTGAGATGCATTTCAAGCTGGGCATCTCGGCCAAGAAGAACGATGAAAACGTGCGCGGGACGGTCGTCTTGCCGCATGGCACCGGCCGCACGCAGAAAGTCGCGGTGGTGACCAGTACCAAACTGAAAGAGGCCCAGGACGCAGGTGCGGCGCTCGCCGGAGGCGAAGAGCTCGTCGCGCAAATCAAGGAGGGAAAGGTGAATCCTGGGACGCATTTTGACCTCGTCCTGGCGACACCGGAGATGATGCCGAAACTTGCGACGGTCGCCAAGATCCTCGGACCGAAAGGCATGATGCCGAGCCCCAAGAACGAGACCGTCACACAGAAAATCGCTGAGACAGTGGAAATGCTCCAGAAGGGGAAGAAGGCGAGCTACAAGAACGATGACTCGGGCAACATCCACCAGGTAGTGGGCAAGCTCTCTTTCACGGCGGCCGCCCTCGAGGAGAACATCGCCATGTTCACCGATGCTATCCAGAAGGGGAAGCCGGAAGGACTGAAGGGTCGTTTCATCCTCTCGATGACGCTCTCCTCGACCATGGGCCCCGGACTGCGCATCACGAAATAG
- the rplK gene encoding 50S ribosomal protein L11: protein MAKAIKAIVKLQIPAGKATPAPPVGTALGPHGLNIQDFCSKYNEATRPMMGDIIPVEITIFEDRSFTFVMKTPPASDLLKKAAKIEKAAANPLKDKAGSVTEAQVREIAEKKLPDLNANDVDAAIQIIKGTARSMGIKIEG, encoded by the coding sequence ATGGCAAAGGCAATCAAAGCGATCGTGAAGCTCCAGATCCCAGCCGGCAAAGCCACTCCGGCGCCGCCAGTCGGCACGGCCTTGGGGCCGCACGGGCTCAACATCCAGGATTTCTGCAGTAAGTACAATGAGGCGACTCGTCCGATGATGGGCGACATCATCCCGGTGGAGATCACCATCTTCGAGGACCGCAGCTTTACATTCGTGATGAAGACGCCGCCGGCTTCGGACCTCTTGAAGAAGGCAGCGAAAATCGAGAAGGCGGCCGCAAACCCGCTGAAGGATAAGGCCGGATCCGTCACCGAGGCCCAGGTCCGTGAAATCGCCGAAAAGAAGCTTCCCGACCTGAACGCCAACGACGTCGATGCGGCGATCCAGATCATCAAGGGCACCGCTCGCTCGATGGGGATAAAGATTGAGGGGTAA
- the nusG gene encoding transcription termination/antitermination protein NusG: protein MAKQSQHHGRAWYVLHTYSGYEDNVSRNLKQRIESMDMQSLIFDVLVPKEKKIKIKAGKRVVVEERIYPGYVLVDMVVTDASWYVVRNTPNVTGFIGLGTTPTPIDPAEIEGLKKRMGVAEPKYKIDVKIGESVRIIDGPFKNFEGKIQEVDDEKGKVKVLVSIFGRETPVELDFLQIKKD from the coding sequence ATGGCAAAGCAAAGTCAGCATCATGGGCGCGCCTGGTACGTGCTCCACACCTACTCGGGGTACGAGGACAATGTGTCGCGTAACCTGAAACAGCGTATCGAGTCGATGGACATGCAGAGCCTTATCTTCGACGTCCTAGTGCCCAAGGAGAAGAAGATCAAGATCAAGGCTGGCAAGCGCGTCGTCGTCGAGGAGCGCATCTATCCGGGCTATGTCCTGGTGGATATGGTGGTGACCGACGCCAGCTGGTACGTGGTGCGCAACACCCCGAATGTGACCGGTTTCATCGGTCTCGGTACCACCCCGACCCCGATCGACCCGGCCGAAATCGAAGGGCTGAAGAAGCGCATGGGCGTGGCCGAACCGAAGTACAAGATCGATGTGAAGATCGGTGAATCCGTCCGCATCATCGACGGCCCGTTCAAGAACTTCGAAGGCAAGATCCAGGAAGTGGACGATGAGAAGGGCAAGGTGAAGGTACTCGTGTCCATCTTTGGTCGCGAAACGCCGGTGGAACTCGACTTCCTGCAGATAAAAAAAGATTAG
- the secE gene encoding preprotein translocase subunit SecE, producing the protein MNTIIRFFSEAKGELMKVNWPTQKELVRYTILVVVISFAVAVFLGALDTLFSYLVERFLLTQ; encoded by the coding sequence ATGAATACGATCATACGGTTCTTCTCGGAAGCCAAGGGCGAACTCATGAAGGTGAACTGGCCGACCCAGAAGGAGCTGGTCCGCTACACCATCCTGGTAGTCGTCATCAGTTTCGCCGTCGCTGTTTTCCTCGGGGCGCTCGACACGCTCTTCAGCTATCTCGTCGAACGGTTTCTCTTGACCCAATAA
- a CDS encoding glycosyltransferase family 2 protein: MATAYGELTAGLIVILGLLNVFRMAFFMIGSDVYTVKRALRNRRKKRITFGLPTISVVIPAHNEENTIIRTIESVLNAKYPSELLEIVVMDDGSTDLTYQMVERYRLLVDGHFKLVRQENAGKAHALNNGMRHHATGELMMCLDADSSLDPGALINAARYFVDPRVVALSANVKIRPSGTLFNLIQVFEYLVCYQMKRAQTVFNIEYIIGGIGSTFRRSALIEVGFYDTDTITEDIDLTMKLLRLGGKDHRVIYGSDVIAYTESVLDLAGLIRQRFRWKYGRAQTFIKNHRLFFATERKHSRVLTWFYLPYALFSDLAFFFEPFMVSYILYIVVAYGDWVTLASAFVVVGGYLSLNILAEDTIPVRQKFALALVAPFMYFFFYLLSYVEYLALIKTYMKFWEIPASIRAKQCGWTHVERAKA, translated from the coding sequence ATGGCTACTGCCTACGGAGAACTCACCGCCGGACTCATCGTCATCCTCGGACTGCTGAATGTCTTCCGCATGGCGTTTTTCATGATCGGGTCGGATGTCTACACCGTGAAGCGCGCGCTCCGGAACCGCCGGAAGAAACGCATCACGTTCGGCCTCCCGACGATCTCGGTCGTCATCCCCGCCCACAACGAGGAGAACACCATCATCCGCACGATTGAGTCTGTCCTGAACGCCAAATACCCGAGCGAACTCCTCGAGATCGTCGTCATGGACGATGGCTCCACCGATCTCACCTACCAGATGGTCGAGCGCTACCGTCTCCTCGTCGATGGTCACTTCAAACTGGTCCGCCAGGAAAACGCCGGCAAGGCCCACGCACTGAACAACGGCATGCGCCATCACGCTACCGGCGAACTCATGATGTGTCTCGACGCCGACTCATCGCTCGACCCGGGCGCGCTCATCAATGCGGCGCGCTATTTCGTCGACCCGCGAGTCGTCGCGCTCTCGGCCAATGTCAAAATCCGCCCGAGCGGCACGCTCTTCAATCTGATCCAGGTCTTCGAGTACCTCGTCTGCTATCAGATGAAACGTGCGCAGACCGTCTTCAATATCGAGTACATCATCGGCGGCATCGGCTCGACCTTCCGCCGCTCAGCCTTGATCGAAGTCGGCTTCTACGACACCGACACCATCACCGAGGACATCGACCTCACCATGAAGCTCCTCCGTCTCGGCGGCAAGGACCACCGCGTCATCTATGGTTCGGATGTCATCGCCTATACCGAGTCCGTCCTCGACCTGGCCGGCCTCATCCGCCAGCGCTTCCGCTGGAAGTACGGCCGTGCCCAGACCTTCATCAAAAACCACCGCCTCTTTTTCGCGACCGAGCGCAAGCACTCGCGCGTCCTCACCTGGTTCTACCTCCCCTACGCGCTTTTCTCCGACCTCGCGTTCTTCTTCGAGCCGTTCATGGTGTCGTATATCCTCTACATCGTCGTGGCCTACGGCGACTGGGTCACGCTCGCGTCGGCATTCGTCGTCGTCGGCGGCTACCTATCGCTCAACATCCTCGCCGAAGACACGATTCCCGTCCGACAGAAATTCGCCCTCGCGCTCGTCGCGCCGTTCATGTATTTCTTCTTCTACCTCCTCAGCTATGTGGAGTACCTCGCGCTCATCAAGACCTATATGAAGTTCTGGGAGATCCCCGCGAGCATCCGCGCCAAGCAATGCGGCTGGACCCATGTCGAACGCGCCAAGGCCTAA
- the tnpA gene encoding IS200/IS605 family transposase yields MTTEYRKSSHSVFSIQLHIAWITKYRYKVLKGEIGQRARDLIRRICIEENVEIISGAVAPDHVHILVSVDPSTAPSTLVKYLKGKTSRQLQMEYPSLKKQYWGQHLWARGYFVVSAGNVTKDMIKEYIEHHFESKETEDSFRVEETSS; encoded by the coding sequence ATGACCACTGAATATCGAAAGTCTTCCCACTCCGTCTTCAGTATCCAACTCCACATCGCCTGGATTACCAAGTACCGCTACAAGGTCCTGAAGGGTGAGATTGGACAAAGAGCCAGAGACCTCATCCGGCGCATCTGTATCGAAGAGAATGTCGAGATCATCTCTGGTGCGGTTGCTCCTGATCATGTCCACATTCTCGTCTCAGTCGACCCCTCGACCGCTCCGAGCACCCTGGTCAAATACCTGAAAGGCAAGACATCCCGACAACTCCAGATGGAATACCCTTCACTCAAGAAACAGTACTGGGGGCAGCACCTGTGGGCGAGAGGCTACTTTGTCGTCAGTGCCGGCAATGTCACCAAAGATATGATTAAGGAATATATCGAACACCATTTTGAATCGAAAGAGACCGAAGATAGTTTCCGGGTCGAGGAGACGAGTTCCTAG
- a CDS encoding DHH family phosphoesterase, with translation MKHTIVTTGQAFADIDAVACVIAYTELLRLEGRTAEAYFPGALNNSVTRTIRAWGLEYRTLPSTTEAEFVVMDVSEPQYIAHAATAGTIAEVYDHHPGFETHWQEKLGEHSHIEPIGACATLVWEEYEKRGKADDISELSARLLAVAILSNTLNFGAIITDERDRRAFATLWKRGGLPDNWIADYFAEQEAAVTGDVVQAIIDDTKVFRIPAVPFPFTIGQLELWAWEAFLKKESEQVKRALESFGHPHWIMSVPSLSERRNHFYCENAELKSVFERGLGVKFEGDYASSDRPWLRKEILKEFQKL, from the coding sequence ATGAAACACACGATCGTCACGACGGGGCAGGCGTTTGCGGATATCGATGCGGTCGCATGTGTGATCGCGTACACCGAACTCCTCCGGCTCGAGGGTCGGACAGCCGAGGCGTATTTCCCTGGTGCGCTGAACAATAGCGTTACTCGTACCATCCGCGCGTGGGGACTCGAGTATCGGACTTTGCCGAGTACGACCGAGGCCGAGTTCGTAGTCATGGATGTGTCCGAGCCGCAGTACATCGCCCATGCGGCAACGGCGGGCACTATCGCAGAGGTGTACGATCATCACCCGGGATTCGAAACGCACTGGCAGGAGAAACTCGGCGAGCACTCGCATATCGAACCGATCGGCGCCTGCGCCACGCTCGTTTGGGAGGAGTATGAGAAACGCGGCAAGGCCGATGATATTAGCGAGCTCTCGGCGCGGCTCCTCGCGGTGGCGATTCTCTCGAACACGCTGAACTTTGGTGCGATCATCACGGACGAGCGGGACCGGCGCGCGTTTGCCACCCTGTGGAAGCGTGGGGGACTGCCAGACAACTGGATCGCTGACTATTTCGCCGAGCAGGAGGCGGCTGTCACGGGCGATGTCGTCCAAGCAATCATCGACGATACGAAAGTCTTCCGGATACCAGCGGTGCCGTTTCCCTTTACGATCGGGCAGCTCGAACTCTGGGCGTGGGAAGCATTCCTGAAAAAGGAGAGCGAACAGGTGAAGCGAGCACTCGAGAGTTTTGGTCACCCGCACTGGATCATGAGTGTCCCGAGCCTGTCCGAACGACGGAATCATTTCTACTGTGAAAACGCCGAGCTAAAGAGTGTGTTCGAGCGGGGACTGGGTGTGAAATTCGAAGGGGACTATGCTTCATCTGACCGCCCTTGGCTCCGCAAGGAGATACTGAAAGAATTCCAGAAGCTTTAG
- a CDS encoding DMT family transporter has product MIESSLNFKRYKGVAALFTCSAVYASFGPLVRILSEMFGTYAQVAARMGLAFVFLLTLGLVFGKIKLLSKSQILRAVLLGIISTSIIVFFTIAIIEIKIASTIFLLYAASIFVSLVIGTAVFKEKLGLQKIIALILAFFGLYLFMSADIALGLGFGTLAAILSGASEGIGNGIRKGLTGADKTTVTIIQFLVITLCSSVLILWSHETAVHALSLKAIIALVSFSVLQLLLNYLLLYGFQNFDVNIGTVILSLELFLAAILGILLYGEALSVTELVGGVIIFLASVVSAWDFKKQPIAA; this is encoded by the coding sequence ATGATTGAAAGTAGTCTCAATTTCAAACGATACAAGGGCGTGGCTGCCCTTTTTACGTGTTCGGCGGTTTACGCTTCGTTCGGTCCGCTCGTCCGCATTCTGTCGGAGATGTTCGGTACCTATGCGCAGGTCGCTGCTCGGATGGGGCTCGCGTTTGTTTTCCTCCTCACCCTCGGTCTCGTTTTTGGGAAGATCAAGCTGCTCTCGAAGAGTCAGATCCTGCGGGCGGTGCTCCTCGGCATCATATCGACATCCATCATCGTCTTCTTCACCATAGCCATTATCGAGATAAAGATCGCTTCGACAATTTTCCTGCTCTACGCGGCGAGCATCTTTGTCTCACTCGTCATCGGCACAGCAGTCTTCAAGGAAAAGCTTGGTCTCCAGAAGATCATCGCACTCATTCTCGCGTTCTTCGGACTATATCTATTCATGTCCGCCGACATCGCACTCGGACTTGGTTTCGGCACATTGGCAGCGATATTGTCTGGTGCGAGTGAGGGGATCGGCAATGGGATACGGAAGGGCCTGACCGGGGCGGACAAGACGACGGTCACCATCATTCAGTTCCTCGTCATCACCCTCTGTTCGTCCGTGCTCATCCTCTGGTCACATGAGACCGCTGTTCATGCATTGAGCCTGAAGGCAATCATCGCGCTCGTTTCGTTTTCGGTGTTGCAGCTCCTCCTGAACTACCTCCTCCTCTACGGCTTCCAGAATTTCGACGTGAATATCGGCACGGTCATCCTCTCACTCGAGCTTTTCCTTGCGGCGATCCTCGGCATCCTCCTCTACGGCGAAGCGCTCAGCGTGACCGAGCTCGTCGGTGGTGTGATCATCTTCCTCGCGTCGGTCGTGAGCGCCTGGGATTTCAAGAAACAACCGATAGCGGCATGA
- the gatA gene encoding Asp-tRNA(Asn)/Glu-tRNA(Gln) amidotransferase subunit GatA, giving the protein MIRELHDRIQSGEKKATELTAEYFARIQERDATLHAFLTLREAEALREAEAVDQAVKRGETIGLLAGIPGAVKDNMVMVGERTTAGSKILDNYIATYDATAVKKLRAAHAVILGKTNLDEFAMGASTENSGYGPTRHPLDPTRVPGGSSGGSAVAVAADMAVYALGSDTGGSIRQPAAFCGVYGLKPTYGRVSRSGLIAMASSLDQIGPFGKTVEDIAIVLSRLVGPDPLDATAADRPEEAFETKLNPDVRGKRIGIPHEYFTDIPDPRVKAASEQAIETFRSLGCEIVPLSLPHSRFALPVYYIIQPSETSSNLARFDGIRYGLSVNDAEDSLEKTSTLLETYLDTRKIGLGPEVKRRIMLGTYALSAGYYDAYYKKAQAVRSLLRKDFRDAFATVDAVFCPTAPEPAFKLGAKTDDPLTMYFSDIYTVTANLVGVPAISFPIGTAVEDGVALPLGGQLMGEWFEEQTVLDLAHAYEQAGKQVSL; this is encoded by the coding sequence ATGATTCGCGAACTGCACGATCGAATTCAAAGCGGTGAAAAGAAGGCGACAGAATTGACCGCCGAGTATTTTGCGCGTATCCAGGAACGCGATGCGACTCTTCATGCCTTCCTCACGCTGCGCGAAGCCGAGGCGCTGCGCGAAGCCGAGGCGGTGGATCAGGCAGTGAAACGCGGCGAGACGATCGGCCTCCTGGCGGGCATCCCTGGTGCCGTGAAGGACAACATGGTGATGGTGGGGGAGCGGACGACGGCGGGATCGAAAATCCTCGACAACTACATTGCGACCTATGATGCGACTGCTGTGAAGAAGCTGCGCGCCGCTCACGCAGTCATCCTCGGCAAGACGAATCTGGATGAATTCGCCATGGGGGCCTCGACCGAAAACAGTGGCTATGGTCCGACGCGACATCCGCTCGATCCGACGCGGGTCCCGGGTGGCAGCTCGGGTGGGTCAGCCGTCGCCGTCGCTGCCGATATGGCGGTCTATGCGCTTGGTTCGGACACGGGTGGCTCTATCCGCCAGCCAGCCGCGTTCTGTGGCGTGTATGGATTGAAGCCGACCTATGGCCGCGTCTCACGCTCGGGCCTCATCGCGATGGCATCGAGTCTCGATCAGATCGGTCCGTTCGGTAAGACCGTCGAGGATATCGCCATCGTCCTCTCACGTCTCGTCGGTCCTGACCCGCTCGATGCGACCGCGGCGGATCGACCAGAGGAGGCTTTCGAAACCAAGCTCAACCCGGATGTGCGAGGGAAACGGATCGGTATTCCGCATGAGTATTTCACTGATATCCCTGACCCTCGGGTGAAGGCCGCGAGTGAACAGGCGATCGAGACCTTTCGCTCGCTCGGTTGCGAGATCGTGCCGTTGTCTCTCCCGCACAGCCGTTTTGCGCTGCCGGTGTACTATATCATCCAACCGTCCGAGACTAGCTCCAACCTGGCCCGCTTCGACGGCATTCGCTATGGCCTGTCGGTGAATGATGCCGAGGACTCGCTCGAAAAGACCTCAACCTTGCTCGAGACCTATCTCGACACCCGCAAGATCGGCCTTGGCCCCGAGGTGAAGCGCCGCATCATGCTCGGTACCTATGCGCTCTCAGCCGGCTACTATGACGCCTACTACAAGAAAGCCCAGGCCGTCCGCTCGCTTCTCCGCAAGGATTTCCGAGATGCCTTTGCGACCGTCGATGCCGTGTTTTGTCCAACCGCGCCAGAGCCAGCCTTCAAACTCGGGGCCAAGACGGATGATCCGCTCACGATGTATTTCTCTGACATCTATACGGTCACGGCCAACTTGGTCGGCGTCCCGGCCATCTCATTTCCCATCGGGACGGCAGTCGAAGACGGTGTAGCGCTCCCACTCGGCGGACAGCTCATGGGAGAGTGGTTCGAAGAACAGACTGTCCTCGATCTCGCCCACGCATACGAACAGGCGGGCAAGCAGGTGAGTCTGTAG
- the gatC gene encoding Asp-tRNA(Asn)/Glu-tRNA(Gln) amidotransferase subunit GatC, producing MLSTDEVKKIATLARVGLTDEEVSHFQRDLSAVLDWFGELKEADISGAPTETSMAPESDRSAEDIASLSGEAPRILENAPDKKDSYFKVKSVF from the coding sequence ATGCTCTCAACTGACGAAGTGAAAAAAATTGCGACCCTCGCCCGTGTCGGGCTGACCGACGAGGAAGTGTCGCATTTCCAGAGGGACCTCTCCGCCGTCCTCGACTGGTTCGGAGAGCTGAAGGAGGCAGATATTTCCGGTGCGCCGACCGAAACGTCCATGGCGCCTGAATCCGACCGCTCAGCGGAAGATATCGCTTCGCTATCTGGAGAAGCGCCGCGTATCTTGGAGAATGCCCCCGACAAGAAGGACAGTTATTTCAAAGTGAAATCGGTGTTCTGA